The DNA window GCGTGGGCTCGGCTCTACACAGTCCGGTGGCGCTGAATCCGTCCCACAGGAATCAGCGTCCCGCTACCGGCACTGGCCGCCGGGGCGGGGCGACCCCATCAACAGGGGATCCTGTGACGGAAAACCGCCTGATGATCCCATTGTCGATCCTCGACCTGGCCCCGGTCTGCGAGGGCAGCGATACCACTGCCGCCTTCGCCAACATGCTCGAGCTGGCCCAGCATGCCGATGCGCTGGGCTACCGCCGCTATTGGTTGGCCGAACACCACAACATGCCTGGCATCGCCAGTGCCGCTACCGCGGTGCTGATCGGCCATGTCGCCGGTGGTACGAAACGCATTCGTGTCGGCGCCGGCGGCATCATGCTGCCCAACCACGCGCCGCTGCAGGTGGCCGAGCAGTTCGGCACCCTGGCCTCGCTGTACCCGGATCGCATCGACCTGGGCCTGGGTCGTGCACCGGGTACCGACCAGCCGACGGCGCGCGCCCTGCGCCGCTATTTCGACAGCGCCGACCAGTTCCCGCAGGACGTGCGCGAGCTGCTGCACTACTTCGAACCGGTGCAGCCCGGCCAAGCGGTGCAGGCGGTACCGGGTGGCGGCCTGCGGGTGCCGACCTGGATCCTCGGTTCCAGCCTGTTCGGCGCGCGCATGGCCGCCTCGATGGGCCTGCCGTACGCCTTCGCCTCGCACTTCGCGCCCGATTCCATGGACGAAGCGCTGGCGGTGTATCGCCGCGAATTCCGCCCTTCGGCCACGCTCAAGCAACCGCACGCGATGCTGGCGTTGAACGTGGTGGCCAGTGACAGCGAGGCCGAATCGCGCCGGCTGTTCACCAGCCAGCAACAGAGCTTCGTCAATCTGCGGCGCGGCCGTCCGGGCAAGATCCCGGCGCCGATCGATGACATCGAATCGTTCTGGGAACCGCACGAGAAGCTGGGCGTGGAGCGGGCGCTGGCGTGCACCGTGCTGGGTGATCCGCAGCAGGTGGCCGACGGCATTGCAGCGTTCGTTGAACGCCACCAGCCCGACGAACTGATGCTTACCGCCAACCTGTACGACCACCGCGCGCGTCTGCGCTCGTTCGAGCTGGCGATGCACGCCTGGCACGCCCGCCACGCGGGCTGAACAATTGCGTCACGGCAATTTGCGGCGCAGGCGCGTCTGATGGGGACTCACACCTCCGGAGTCCCCCATGGACCAGTCCCGTACCGAACACATTGCCCAGCTGGCCGAACTGATCAAGGACGTGGAGGTGGCGATGTTCACCACCCGCGGTGTCGACGGGCGTCTCTACAGCCGCCCGCTCGGCACCCAGCAGGTCGCCTTCGATGGTGATCTGTGGTTTGCCACCGCTGCCGACAGCCCGAAGGTGGCGGAGATCGCGCTCGACCCGCGGGTCAACGTGGCCTATGCCTCACCGTCGAAGAATACGTATGTCTCGGTGGCGGGTGTGGCGCGCATTGTCGATGACCGCGCCAAGGTCGAAGAGCTTTGGTCGCCGGCGATGAAGCTGTTCTTTCCCGGTGGTCCCGATGATCCGAAATTGCGGTTGATCCGCGTGCGTGCGGAGACCGCCGAATACTGGGACGGTCCGGGCACGCTGCTGGGCTCGGCCCTTAGTTTCGTGTTGTCGGCCGTGCAGGATGAGCCGGCACAGTTGGGCGACAACGGCTTCATCGACCTGCGTTGAGGTGCCGCATCCACGCATGGCGTGGATCTACTGGGTTCAAGGTAGATCCGCGTCAGTCGTGGATGCGCGCGATCCGAAGTAGATCCACGCCATGCGTGGATGCACCCGGTCCGAAGTAGATCCACGCCATGCGTGGATGCAAGTGATTCGAAGTAGATCCACGCCATGCGTGGATGCAAGTGATTCGAAGTAGATCCACGCCATGCGTGGATGCAAGTGATCCAAAGTAGATCCACGCCATGCGTGGATGCACCCGGTCCGAAGTAGATCCACGCCATGCGTGGATGGGAATCGCGCGGTAATTGCCTGCGCTCAGAACCAGCGCTGGAACAGTTCGACGGTGTAACCCACCAGTTGCCCGGAACTGAAACCAAAGAACGCGATCGCCACCACTGCAGCCACCCAGTTGAACAACATCAGCGCACCGTCGCGCTCGAGCAGCGCCAGCGCGAACAGCAGCAACTGGAAACCGAACAGGTAGTTGGTGAACGGGATCGGCAGCGACAGCAGCAGGCCGAGCAGCACCAGCAGCAGGCCGCTGAAGGCGTGGGCCGGGGCAGGCGTCAGCAGCTGTGGCATGCGCGGCTTGAGCATGCGGTCGAGCCGGCGCAGGGCACCGTCGATGCGGTCCAGGAACCGGTGCATGGTGCCGCGCTTGGGCCCGCGACGGGCGATGAACCCAGGCATCCAGGGCCGGCGCATGCAGAACAGCATCTGCAGGCCGATCAGGATCACCAGCGGCCCGCTGACCGCACCGCCCAGCCCCGGGATGGGGATGAAGGCGGGCAGGATGGCGACGAACAGGAACACACCGAAGGCACTCTGCTGCAGGTCCTGCAGGATCTGCCCCAGCTTCATGTGCTGGGCGGGGTCACCGAAGGCGAACATCGCCAGCAGGGTGCGGATGCCCTCGTTGCGGTACTCCGGCGGCGCAGCGCCGGGGCCGGACTCAGGCGGTGAGCTCATCGGCCTGCTCGTCGGACAGGGTGCGAAGCAGCAGCTTGTCCACGCGCGCACCGTCCAGATCGACCACCTCGAAGCGCCAGCCGGCCCAGTCGAAGTACTCGCCCGCGTGCGGGATGCGGCCGAAGAAGTGGATGCACATGCCGGCCAGGGTGTAGTAATCGCCATCCTCGGCGTCGGGCAGGTCGTTGCTGCCGATCAGCTCGCGCAGATCCTCGATCGGCAGCGAGCCGTCCACCAGCAGCGAACCGTCTTCACGGGTCACCACCAGCGCGTCTTCGTCGGCATTCTCCGTCGCCTGCAGGCGGCCGACCACTGCGCCCATCAGGTCACTGATGGTCACCAGGCCCTGGATCTCGCCGTACTCGTCCACCACCAGCGCCATCGACTGCTGTTCTTCGCGGAAGATCTCCAGCAGCTTCATCGCATGGGTGGATTCAGAGACGTACAGCGGCTCGCGCAGGGTCTGGAACAGCGCGTTGTCGCCGCGCGCCATGCGCGTGGCCAGCGATTTCAGCTCAAGCACGCCGACCACGTCCATGTCGTTGTCGCGGTACACCGGGTACCGCGAGAACTCGTGCTCGGCCATGATCTCCAGGTTCTTGTCCAGGCCACCCAGTGTGTCCAGCCAGGCGATCCGGTTGCGCGGGGTCATCAGGCTGTCGGCGGTACGGTCGCCCAGGCGCATCACGCGGTTCATCATGTCGCGTTCGTGGCTGTCGATCACGCCGGCCTCGTGGCTCTCGGCCACCAGCATGCGGATCTCTTCTTCGGTGACCGACGCGACCTCGTCCTTGCCCAGGCCGAACAGGCGCAGTACCAGCTGGGTGGTCTTTGACAGCAGCCAGACGAAGGGGAAGGCCAGCTTGGCCAGCCAGCTCATCGGCAGCGCCACCAGTCCGGCGATGTCCTCTGAACGGGTCAGGGCCAGGCGCTTGGGTACCAGTTCGCCGAAGATCAGCGTGATGAAGGTGATGAAGGTGACCGCCAGCGCCTTGCCAACGGCACCGGCATAGGCGAAGCCCGGCATCAGCCCCTGGATCCAGCCGCCGATGGCCTCGCCCAGTGCTTCGCCGCCGAGGAAGCCGGTCAGCACGCCGATCACGGTGATGCCGATCTGTACGGTGGACAGGAACGCTTCCGGCTTCTCCGACAGCTCCAGCGCCTTGGCCGCGCGCTTGGAGGTGCCGGCCAGCTGCTTCAGCCGGCTCTTGCGCGAGGTCATGACCGACATCTCGGACATGGCAAAGAAGCCGTTCAACAGAACGAGCGCGAAGACAATCAGGATCATTTCAAACACGGGCATCGTCCCCGGTTGGTGACAGGGAGGGCGGGTGCTTGCGATGGCGGCAGGCGCTCAGGAACAGGGTCCGGCGCGGCGCTGGGGGATAAGGGTCGTCGTCCATAAGGTGCGCCCGAAGGCGCGCTGGCATCTTAGCAAAGGGCCGTGGCTGGGTGGCAAATGCCTGTTCAGTTTTGGGCCTCCCGGCCCCGAAAAGGGGGCAGGGATACCCGTGATGGTCATCTAGCCGTCATAATTCGCACTGGTGCCGTCCTTCCCGCGACGGCTGACAGGTTTCTCAATGTTCTCTCTGCAGACCATTTTCGGTTCCGGCAAACAGTTCTACACCCTGCTTGATGAGGCTGCCGTCGCGGCTTCCGATGCCGCCAAGGCACTGCATTCGATGCTGCGCGACGCCGATCGCCAGCCCGCCCTGGATGCCTTCAAGCTGGCCCGACTGCGCGAACGCGCGGCCTCGGACAAGATCAGCCAGGCGCTGGTGGACAGCTTCATGACCCCGATCGAGCGCGAAGACATCGAAGCGCTGGGCTCGGCCCTGTACAAGATTCCCAAGCAGATCGAGAAGTTCGCCGATCGCTATTCGCTGGCCACGACCCACCTGGAGCACATCGACTTCGCGCCCCGCGCGGCGATGCTCGAGCAGGCCGCTGGCGTGGTGGTGGAGATGGTCGCCGACCTGCGCCACATGAACCTGGACCGGATGACCGCGCTCAACGAGCGCCTGCGTTCGCTGGAAAACGAGGCCGACCGCCTGATGCTCGAGCTGTACCGCGACATCTACTCCGGTCGCTTGGACAACCTGCAGATGTTCCTGCTGAAGGAATTCTTCGAGATCCTGGAAAAGGCCATCGACCGCTGCCGCGAAGCCGGCGTGGTGGCCTACCAGATCGTGTTGAAGAACAGCTGACGGACGCCACAGCATGCTGACCCTCGTTCTGGTGGTGATCCTGGCCGCGCTCGTTTTCGAGTTCATCAACGGCTTCCACGACACCGCCAACTCCATCGCCACCGTGGTGGCGACCAAGGTGCTCTCGCCCGGTTGGGCGGTGATGCTCGCCGCGTTCATGAACCTGCTGGGTGCGCTGACCGGCACCGCCGTGGCCCTGACCATCGCGTCGGGCCTGCTCAACACCAACGTGGTCGATGTGACCCCGCAGGTGATCCTGTGCGCGCTGCTCGGCGGCATCATCTGGAACCTGATCACGTGGTGGAAGGGCCTGCCGTCCTCGTCCTCGCACGCGCTGATCGGCGGCCTGTGTGGTGCCGGCCTGGCCGCAGCCCACAACAACTGGGATGCGCTGATCTGGTCGGAACGCTTCGGCAGCTGGGCGCAGAACAAGGGCCTGCTGTGGAAGGTGTTCGTGCCGATGATCACCTCGCCGATTGCCGGCTTCCTGCTCGGCATCGTGGTGATGGTGCTGCTGTGGGCGCTGATCGCCGGCCTGGCCAAGATCGGCGGCGCGATCGGCCGACTGGCGCGCCCGCGCATCGTCAATGCGTTCTTCGGCAAGGCGCAGATCGCCTCGGCGGCCTACATGGGCTTCGCCCACGGCCACAACGATGCGCAGAAGACCATGGGCATCATCGCGATGACCCTGATCGGGGCCGAAGCGACCGGTGCGTTGAACGACCTGCCGTCGTGGCTGGCCTTCATGCATCCGGACGCGCACGCCGGTGATGGCATCGCCATGTGGATCGTGCTGACCTGCGCCGTGGTGATGGCCGCCGGTACCGCCTCGGGCGGCTGGAAGATCATCAAGACCCTGGGCCACAAGATGGTCAAGCTGCATCCGATCCACGGTTTCGCCGCGGAAACCAGCTCGGCCACCGTGCTGACCGTGGCTGCCCACTTCGGCATGCCGGTGTCGACCACCCACAGTATCTCGACCGCGATCATGGGCGTCGGCTTCGCCAAGAACCCGCGTTCGCTGCGCCTGGGCGTGATCGAGCGCATCGTCTGGGCCTGGATCCTGACCATCCCGGCGGCAGGCGGCTGCGCCTACCTGATCCTGAAGCTGTTCGAGCTGTTCGGCTGGGCCTGAAGCCCGAGGCATTGGGGTCAGAGCCCTTTCCCTACGGGAAAAGGATCTGACCCCGGCAAATCAAAAAGCCCGCCGGATTCCGGCGGGCTTTTTTCATGGCAGATCATTTCCCCGTATCCACGCATGGCGTGGATCTACTGCAGGTCGCGTGAACCTGTCAGCGACGGGGTGGGGTGGGTGTGCAGGACCGTTGGCGCCATGGATGGCGCCATCGAGCCCCCAAGGACGGGTTCACGGCGTGTCCTGCACACCCACCCCATCCCGCCGCCCTCCAGAGGCCGAGCCTTTGCCGTTGCTCTGGCCTCTGCGAGTGCCGGGCCGCAGGCCCGGCCCACACACCCCTCAATTACGCTGGAACAGCGCCTGCACATCCCTGCGGAACGCCGCCTGGCTGTCAGCCCTGCTGTAGAACATGTGCCCGCCTGGATAGCTGCGCACCTGCACGCGGTCCGGATTGCTGCCCATCGTCGGCATCTGGTCCACCGTCAGGATCGAGCCCATGAACGGGCACGACAGGTCATTCCAGCCATGCACGATCAGCACCTGCAGATGCGGGTCGATCGCCACCGCCTGGCGCAGCTGGGTCACTGCACCCTCGCGCAGGTCGCCATTGCGATCCCACAGACGGTTCACGTCGTAGTTCAGCGCCTGGTAGCGCGCATCCACCTTCCAGCCGACCTCGCGGGTGACGAAGTCGACCATCGCCGTGGTGGTCGGCGCGATGATGCTGTCCAGCAGCGG is part of the Stenotrophomonas lactitubi genome and encodes:
- a CDS encoding inorganic phosphate transporter; its protein translation is MLTLVLVVILAALVFEFINGFHDTANSIATVVATKVLSPGWAVMLAAFMNLLGALTGTAVALTIASGLLNTNVVDVTPQVILCALLGGIIWNLITWWKGLPSSSSHALIGGLCGAGLAAAHNNWDALIWSERFGSWAQNKGLLWKVFVPMITSPIAGFLLGIVVMVLLWALIAGLAKIGGAIGRLARPRIVNAFFGKAQIASAAYMGFAHGHNDAQKTMGIIAMTLIGAEATGALNDLPSWLAFMHPDAHAGDGIAMWIVLTCAVVMAAGTASGGWKIIKTLGHKMVKLHPIHGFAAETSSATVLTVAAHFGMPVSTTHSISTAIMGVGFAKNPRSLRLGVIERIVWAWILTIPAAGGCAYLILKLFELFGWA
- a CDS encoding hemolysin family protein, whose product is MILIVFALVLLNGFFAMSEMSVMTSRKSRLKQLAGTSKRAAKALELSEKPEAFLSTVQIGITVIGVLTGFLGGEALGEAIGGWIQGLMPGFAYAGAVGKALAVTFITFITLIFGELVPKRLALTRSEDIAGLVALPMSWLAKLAFPFVWLLSKTTQLVLRLFGLGKDEVASVTEEEIRMLVAESHEAGVIDSHERDMMNRVMRLGDRTADSLMTPRNRIAWLDTLGGLDKNLEIMAEHEFSRYPVYRDNDMDVVGVLELKSLATRMARGDNALFQTLREPLYVSESTHAMKLLEIFREEQQSMALVVDEYGEIQGLVTISDLMGAVVGRLQATENADEDALVVTREDGSLLVDGSLPIEDLRELIGSNDLPDAEDGDYYTLAGMCIHFFGRIPHAGEYFDWAGWRFEVVDLDGARVDKLLLRTLSDEQADELTA
- a CDS encoding LLM class flavin-dependent oxidoreductase, encoding MIPLSILDLAPVCEGSDTTAAFANMLELAQHADALGYRRYWLAEHHNMPGIASAATAVLIGHVAGGTKRIRVGAGGIMLPNHAPLQVAEQFGTLASLYPDRIDLGLGRAPGTDQPTARALRRYFDSADQFPQDVRELLHYFEPVQPGQAVQAVPGGGLRVPTWILGSSLFGARMAASMGLPYAFASHFAPDSMDEALAVYRREFRPSATLKQPHAMLALNVVASDSEAESRRLFTSQQQSFVNLRRGRPGKIPAPIDDIESFWEPHEKLGVERALACTVLGDPQQVADGIAAFVERHQPDELMLTANLYDHRARLRSFELAMHAWHARHAG
- a CDS encoding DUF47 domain-containing protein produces the protein MFSLQTIFGSGKQFYTLLDEAAVAASDAAKALHSMLRDADRQPALDAFKLARLRERAASDKISQALVDSFMTPIEREDIEALGSALYKIPKQIEKFADRYSLATTHLEHIDFAPRAAMLEQAAGVVVEMVADLRHMNLDRMTALNERLRSLENEADRLMLELYRDIYSGRLDNLQMFLLKEFFEILEKAIDRCREAGVVAYQIVLKNS
- a CDS encoding pyridoxamine 5'-phosphate oxidase family protein; this encodes MDQSRTEHIAQLAELIKDVEVAMFTTRGVDGRLYSRPLGTQQVAFDGDLWFATAADSPKVAEIALDPRVNVAYASPSKNTYVSVAGVARIVDDRAKVEELWSPAMKLFFPGGPDDPKLRLIRVRAETAEYWDGPGTLLGSALSFVLSAVQDEPAQLGDNGFIDLR
- a CDS encoding exopolysaccharide biosynthesis protein; translated protein: MSSPPESGPGAAPPEYRNEGIRTLLAMFAFGDPAQHMKLGQILQDLQQSAFGVFLFVAILPAFIPIPGLGGAVSGPLVILIGLQMLFCMRRPWMPGFIARRGPKRGTMHRFLDRIDGALRRLDRMLKPRMPQLLTPAPAHAFSGLLLVLLGLLLSLPIPFTNYLFGFQLLLFALALLERDGALMLFNWVAAVVAIAFFGFSSGQLVGYTVELFQRWF